GTTTCTTGGATCAGCACGTCGTTTATGAACAACTTGCACAACACCTTATATGTTCATAGCACAAATAGTAGACATACATGTGATTTTAAAATCACTTCAGTTCAAATTTATTTCTGTAGCGCTTCTCAGAGTTTTGCATTGAAGTGGGTGGTCGTGCACGTTGGGTGCGTGAGACCCCATTTCGCGTGGAGGTGTGCAcggcattttttgtaactttgcgcgcggctccgcatccgaaaatgaccgaACTCGAGGCGATTCCGTCCCAGCAGGCAAGCCTGTGATGTATGTCTTTGATCaatccaagcaaaacaatgtatatatttatctgacactctggaagtaaagcatggaaactttgcagtttaaagttaggcttgcgttgcggaccaaagcacTAGTATAAGCAAAGCTTTATATGGAGTAGGATGGTAAATATACAAGGAGGAATATGAGATCATTTCAATAACAATTTCATTTCAATGACAGATACAATTTTAATTACTCCCACAAATGTTTGTATTGCACTAGTATCACATTGTAGTAGTATCTGCATTTTCAGAAGAAACGAAGAAGAGTCACGGAGAAAAGGAGTAAAGTCTGATTCACTGACCTTTATTGAGCAACATCTCAACTATGTCTGCGTAACCTTTCCAGGCACCTGCGTGTAGAGCCGTGTCTCCCAGTTTATTCTGATGAGAAAATAACACAAAGATGAATGTTGTTCTATACTTAACTTGTGATGTCCCGTGAGTGCGACctgagtttacttcaatattttgcttGCAAATTttttaatctatcacgacaaactatttATCATTGCAAAAGCTccaagaatgtagttttcatatttcaaaaccttttagcagtaataataatgcagtgatagtaatttattaatttgtgaaaaGAGTATACAGCAAACcactgacacctagtggccgttgttggtaaaacataataataattttatgtataaaataaatactttattgcatcatttttatttattacaataaatgtaaactgctttaaatGAGTAAAAACAAGAATTTGTAAATAACTTCTAATACACTATAAATGTTTATTGTAAGTTCTCATATTAGCCAACTgatataaaatacatttcaacATACACTCTTCACACATTAACAAGTTTCAGACCCACCTGCTGATTAAGCTCACAGTTTGGCTGACTTAGCAAAATCTCCACCACATCTGAAAAAGAGCCAAACAACACGTTTCATATATGCACGGGTATGGAACGACGACATCACACAGATCAGACTCAAACCCATGACCACCACATAACACGTATATAAATTGTCAcacaacacatttaaacattgtgtgtgcGTATCCTTTACCTTTGTGTCCTCCGTGGCAGGCCCAGTAGAGAGCTGTGTTTCCGGCTTTGTCCAGTCCATTAATTCCTACCTTGTTATCCAAACACTCTCTTAGCCAGCTCAAGTTACCTTTAACCAAAACAAAATCACACTGGATTGTATCAAACCACTTACAAACAAATGTAATACTGGACGAGTGGATTTCTCAGTACCTCGCTTAGCTGCCTCATGCATGGGGTTGTCTATGGATTCTGCTTGTTCAGCAACTAAAGAAACACAAAGACTTCACATTAACAGAAGAAAGATCTTCAgaaataattcatttaaaataaaaattattctAACCCTTTTGTAACAATACACACTACCGGTAgatttgtttttccttttttaaacgTCATTTTCCTTGCATGCATGTCTActtatgaccaaacaaaatgtttatttatgtttgtatataatatagtttatataaatttcacgaaatttccaaataattcctGTAAATTCCCAAATATTTCCAAAAATCCGGAAATTTATCTGAAACTTTCCGCCCCTTTCCAACCCTAATCTGTGATAATGGTGATGTCATGCACACGTGTTAATTCAGTCTATAGGCATGTGTGACTATAACCACAACAACAATGGTGGCCTGCAGGACTGTGTTTGTGCTACTCATGATACTGAGTTTATTAACGCTTCTCCAACAAAGTTTACACAATTTTGGCACTTTATAGTCCAGGGTCACTTGTAGTAATAAACCTACCTCATTGTCCATCTAAACAACAACTGCTGGATGTTTTGAATGTTTGTATTTATCGTTCCGTATGTGTATGTGCATACAGGCGtttagtgtttctttacaaagtgacatcgccatctactggcctgcCACATGTGATACAGGGGATTAAGTCCTCTTTTTGGATCCATGTAAACTTAGATCTTTTTATAGCATTTTCAAGtgtatgtaaacatttaaataaacacaaaggaaaaatGTACCGTAATTACTGGGAATAAGACCATTCCTTCCCCGGCACGTCCCCTTCCACCAGTTACTGTCACTCTGAAAAAACAACAATCACTACAAAAATCCCAAACCAGCAAGAGTcaataaaaaatgcttttaatctCTGTGATCGTAGGCGTTCGTTTTTAAACAGCTCTGATGAACTTACCGTATCTGAGATGTATAAAATATCTCCTTCCTCAAAGTACAGCTCATCTGGCTGAAAAGAGGAAAATAAACACAATGAGCTCAATCCAGACaagacaaacaaaaataaacatgaaactgAGAGGGAATTTAAAACTGAACATACCGTTCTTGGATCGAAGGTGAATAAAGCCCTGTACACTTTAACCTGACCtgataaaacataataaaaagcACGATGTCACTACTTGAGTTGACATTTTACCTAAAATAACAATATACATACGTAAAATATAATACGTACAATACACAGCAAAGGCGACACATGATGCATATTAACTGAACTACTTTAATTTTAGGTCCAGTTGTGGTCATTATTTGCAGAAAAAGCAGATAGTATCAGAAAATACGAAACTCTTATCTTCTTCACCTATCAGCTCATCTATATGCAAAACACCACAAGCAGGTAGCAGCCTTTCCTTACATGCATGCAAAGCGAGTATCTCTGTGTGATCCTAACCTCGTAGCTCAAGGTTTATAAATAAACCATTAGAAACACTACAAACGGCATTACCTGTGTATGATGGTATTTCCTTTTGGCTTCTAAAAACAGTGAGAATCCCCCCTTAGCAGGACACAACCCGCCCATCCTGAATTTCCTACAGATCAAGTTCTTACATGGACTCGTGTATGACCCGGCTTAAACCACCCAACCCTCACATTTATTCTCATTAGGGTGCGCAATATGACCTAAAATTCATATCAAGGTATTTTTCACTCTCCAGACGGTATATCTGTGTTTCAATATATTGCTATGTGAGAAAATACATTCAGAATTACATTATTAACTTAAGTAAAGCTTTGTTAAATTACTtgcaaaatatgtatttttaaccTTATATTACTAGATAAAGTGAGGGatactgcaaaaaataactttcttactaAGTATTTAGACTtgttttcaatacaaatatctaaaaattctttaatCAAGATgaattttcttgataagcaaaatgacctaagaaaataaatctagtttttcgacagaaatatattaaatgt
The sequence above is drawn from the Misgurnus anguillicaudatus chromosome 22, ASM2758022v2, whole genome shotgun sequence genome and encodes:
- the ostf1 gene encoding osteoclast-stimulating factor 1, giving the protein MSKPPPKPAKPGQVKVYRALFTFDPRTPDELYFEEGDILYISDTSDSNWWKGTCRGRNGLIPSNYVAEQAESIDNPMHEAAKRGNLSWLRECLDNKVGINGLDKAGNTALYWACHGGHKDVVEILLSQPNCELNQQNKLGDTALHAGAWKGYADIVEMLLNKDARTDILNNEKKTALDMATNAQCASLLKRKVGGVILRTQSNAEEYLDDDDSD